The Panicum hallii strain FIL2 chromosome 9, PHallii_v3.1, whole genome shotgun sequence genome has a window encoding:
- the LOC112877925 gene encoding acyl-[acyl-carrier-protein] desaturase 6, chloroplastic-like, whose product MALAATFSRFGYPSCKPNAPAGRYCCYHKPPPKAAAAAGNGVLSLSSSWRCRSTPREIMAGAGRRPEKKDVADEEEWRSYLAPERLEVLRQLEPWVEEHVLPLLKPVEASWQPSDLLPDPAALGSDGFHAACLDLRAAAAGVPDELLVCLVANMVTEEALPTYPSGLNRFEVVRDATGTDTTAWARWIRGWSAEENRHGDVLNRYMHLSGRFDMREVERTVQRLIRDGMTIHAHASPFYGFVCVSFQERATAIAHGNTGRLVGARGAGDAALARICGTVAADEKRHEAAYSRIMGKLFEVEPDAAVRAMAYMMRRRIDMPTAFINDGRHGAGDFYARIIAIAEKAGTYTLSDYRCILEHLIGQWGVKELAAGLSGDGRRARDYLCALPNRIERMEEKAHDRATKAQKMPTRIPINWIFGRTISV is encoded by the exons ATGGCCTTGGCAGCGACCTTCTCCAGATTTGGGTACCCGTCGTGTAAACCTAATGCCCCTGCTGGTAGGTATTGTTGTTACCACAAGCCACCTCCaaaagcagcagcagctgctggcaaTGGTGTTCTATCGCTTAGCAGCAGCTG GAGGTGCAGGAGCACGCCTAGAGAGATCATGGCCGGGGCCGGACGCCGGCCAGAGAAGAAGGACGTGGCCGACGAGGAGGAATGGCGGAGCTACCTGGCGCCGGAGAGGCTGGAGGTGCTGAGGCAGCTGGAGCCGTGGGTGGAAGAGCACGTGCTGCCGCTGCTCAAGCCGGTGGAGGCATCGTGGCAGCCGTCCGACCTCCTGCCGGACCCCGCCGCTTTGGGCAGCGACGGCTTCCACGCGGCGTGCCTCGACctccgcgcggcggcggcgggggtgccGGACGAACTGCTCGTGTGCCTCGTGGCGAACATGGTCACGGAGGAGGCGCTGCCTACGTACCCGAGCGGGCTGAACCGCTTCGAGGTCGTGCGGGACGCCACGGGCACCGACACCACGGCGTGGGCGCGCTGGatccgcggctggtcggccgaAGAGAACCGCCATGGCGACGTGCTCAACCGCTACATGCACCTCTCCGGCCGCTTCGACATGCGCGAAGTGGAGCGCACCGTGCAGCGCCTCATCCGCGACGGGATGACCATCCACGCGCATGCCAGCCCGTTCTACGGCTTCGTCTGCGTCTCCTTCCAGGAGCGTGCCACGGCCATCGCGCACGGGAACACGGGGCGCCTcgtgggcgcgcgcggcgccggtGACGCCGCGCTAGCGCGCATCTGCGGCACCGTCGCCGCCGACGAGAAGCGGCATGAGGCGGCGTACTCCCGCATCATGGGGAAGCTCTTCGAGGTGGAACCGGACGCCGCCGTGCGCGCGATGGCGTACATGATGCGGCGCCGGATCGACATGCCGACCGCCTTCATCAACGATGGCCGCCACGGCGCCGGCGACTTCTACGCTCGCATCATCGCCATCGCTGAGAAGGCCGGAACGTACACGTTGTCCGACTACCGCTGCATCCTCGAGCACCTCATAGGGCAGTGGGGCGTGAAGGAGCTCGCCGCAGGGCTCTCCGGTGATGGGAGGCGCGCGCGCGACTACCTGTGCGCGCTGCCGAACAGGATCGAGAGGATGGAAGAGAAGGCCCACGATAGAGCGACTAAGGCACAGAAGATGCCCACGCGCATCCCTATCAACTGGATCTTCGGTAGGACCATTAGCGTCTAA